The following are from one region of the Rattus rattus isolate New Zealand chromosome 13, Rrattus_CSIRO_v1, whole genome shotgun sequence genome:
- the LOC116914559 gene encoding uncharacterized protein LOC116914559, producing the protein MQFAGQQDAQRQSGSAFRPATLPSPTPPSPIPRPLPSVSLEKQRTELRPRTQDAASKGHPKVAAPGLLALAGGSYRLNAALTPGHRHTRQKTAQSSLKPSVSAKPRQTKQGEKRSEVTMEPYRRELLGLWQQSLAQAMTEVEAMFRSRKRAVPRQMAAAGGGGRRPQEEAAAPGSHGRGAGPLPGPALFTEENAGSPAARSLTEGYYLAATVRKGHGTPERPEEDEGKQTT; encoded by the coding sequence ATGCAGTTTGCAGGCCAACAGGACGCTCAGAGGCAGAGTGGGAGCGCCTTTAGGCCAGCCACGCTGCCATCTCCAACTCCACCCTCTCCTATACCTCgtcctcttccttcagtctccttgGAGAAGCAGCGGACTGAGCTTCGCCCCAGAACCCAGGATGCAGCCTCCAAGGGTCACCCAAAAGTTGCAGCCCCAGGCCTCCTGGCTCTGGCCGGTGGGTCTTACCGCCTCAATGCTGCTCTCACTCCAGGCCACCGCCATACTAGGCAGAAAACAGCCCAGTCGTCTCTGAAGCCATCTGTCAGCGCTAAGCCCCGCCAAACaaagcagggagagaagaggtCGGAGGTCACTATGGAACCTTACCGCCGGGAGCTGCTCGGCCTGTGGCAGCAGAGTCTGGCCCAGGCCATGACGGAGGTAGAGGCCATGttcagaagcagaaagagagctGTGCCTAGACAAATGGCAGCGgctggagggggaggcaggaggcccCAAGAAGAAGCTGCTGCTCCAGGTTCCCATGGCCGAGGAGCAGGACCACTTCCAGGACCTGCGCTcttcactgaagaaaatgcaGGTTCGCCTGCTGCCCGCTCTTTAACTGAAGGCTACTATCTGGCTGCCACAGTCCGCAAAGGACACGG